A genomic region of Mus musculus strain C57BL/6J chromosome 7, GRCm38.p6 C57BL/6J contains the following coding sequences:
- the Ifitm5 gene encoding interferon-induced transmembrane protein 5, producing MDTSYPREDPRAPSSRKADAAAHTALSMGTPGPTPRDHMLWSVFSTMYLNLCCLGFLALVHSVKARDQKMAGNLEAARQYGSKAKCYNILAAMWTLVPPLLLLGLVVTGALHLSKLAKDSAAFFSTKFDEEDYN from the exons ATGGACACTTCATATCCCCGTGAGGACCCCCGGGCTCCATCATCCCGCAAGGCTGATGCTGCAGCCCACACAGCCCTCTCCATGGGAACACCTGGCCCTACACCACGAGATCACATGCTCTGGTCTGTCTTCAGCACGATGTACCTGAATCTGTGCTGCCTTGGATTCCTGGCGCTGGTCCACTCTGTCAAG GCCCGAGACCAGAAGATGGCTGGGAACTTGGAGGCTGCAAGGCAGTATGGCTCCAAAGCCAAGTGCTACAACATCCTGGCTGCAATGTGGACATTGGTGCCCCCATTGCTGCTCCTGGGACTGGTGGTGACTGGCGCCTTGCACCTGTCCAAGTTAGCCAAAGACTCTGCGGCTTTCTTCAGCACCAAGTTTGATGAGGAGGACTATAACTAA
- the Ifitm2 gene encoding interferon-induced transmembrane protein 2 translates to MSHNSQAFLSTNAGLPPSYETIKEEYGVTELGEPSNSAVVRTTVINMPREVSVPDHVVWSLFNTLFFNACCLGFVAYAYSVKSRDRKMVGDVVGAQAYASTAKCLNISSLIFSILMVIICIIIFSTTSVVVFQSFAQRTPHSGF, encoded by the exons ATGAGCCACAATTCTCAAGCCTTCTTGTCCACCAATGCCGGGCTTCCTCCAAGCTATGAGACAATCAAAGAGGAGTACGGGGTGACTGAGCTGGGGGAACCCAGCAACTCAGCTGTTGTGAGGACCACCGTGATCAACATGCCCAGAGAGGTGTCGGTGCCTGACCATGTGGTCTGGTCCCTGTTCAATACACTCTTCTTCAACGCCTGCTGCCTGGGCTTCGTTGCCTATGCCTACTCTGTGAAG TCTAGGGACAGGAAGATGGTGGGCGATGTGGTTGGAGCCCAGGCCTACGCCTCCACTGCCAAGTGCCTGAATATCAGCTCCCTGATCTTCAGCATCCTTATGGTCATTATCTGCATCATTATTTTCTCTACCACCTCTGTGGTAGTCTTTCAGTCTTTTGCACAAAGAACACCCCATTCTGGATTCTAG
- the Ifitm1 gene encoding interferon-induced transmembrane protein 1 isoform a (isoform a is encoded by transcript variant 1): protein MPKEQQEVVVLGSPHISTSATATTINMPEISTPDHVVWSLFNTLFMNFCCLGFVAYAYSVKSRDRKMVGDTTGAQAFASTAKCLNISSLFFTILTAIVVIVVCAIR from the exons ATGCCTAAGGAGCAGCAAGAGGTGGTTGTACTGGGGTCACCCCACATCTCAACTTCTGCGACAGCCACCACAATCAACATGCCTGAGATCTCCACGCCTGACCATGTGGTCTGGTCCCTGTTCAATACACTCTTCATGAACTTCTGCTGCCTGGGCTTCGTAGCCTATGCCTACTCCGTGAAG TCTAGGGACAGGAAGATGGTGGGTGATACGACTGGGGCCCAGGCCTTCGCCTCCACCGCCAAGTGCCTGAACATCAGCTCCCTGTTCTTCACCATCCTCACGGCCATCGTCGTCATCGTTGTCTGTGCCATTAGATGA
- the Ifitm1 gene encoding interferon-induced transmembrane protein 1 isoform b (isoform b is encoded by transcript variant 4), giving the protein MPKEQQEVVVLGSPHISTSATATTINMPEISTPDHVVWSLFNTLFMNFCCLGFVAYAYSVKGQEDGG; this is encoded by the exons ATGCCTAAGGAGCAGCAAGAGGTGGTTGTACTGGGGTCACCCCACATCTCAACTTCTGCGACAGCCACCACAATCAACATGCCTGAGATCTCCACGCCTGACCATGTGGTCTGGTCCCTGTTCAATACACTCTTCATGAACTTCTGCTGCCTGGGCTTCGTAGCCTATGCCTACTCCGTGAAG GGACAGGAAGATGGTGGGTGA